A genome region from Bradyrhizobium commune includes the following:
- a CDS encoding lysylphosphatidylglycerol synthase transmembrane domain-containing protein — MRRILLSTAKILISAALLYLALRKVDLSELFSRFTATSLFWIAMAIAVTFLQIFVGVLRWREISAECGAPLELGRAMRYNVIGSFFNQTLPSAIGGDAVRLWLVARAGAGWRAATYSIFVDRAIGLIALAILIVASLPWSYQLIADSHGRSALLLLDLAALAGGIGFLIFGALKWTWLRTWWATHHLHACAVIANRVIFSRKRGPVIAVLSLLVHVLAVVIAWCVVQSIAAPVTFAQVFLLVPPVMLITLMPISIAGWGVREATMGLAFGFAGLAANEGVNVSLLFGAVYFIVGAFGGLVWILSAEKAAQGSAPIGVPE; from the coding sequence ATGCGCCGAATCCTCCTGTCCACGGCCAAAATCCTGATCTCCGCGGCGCTGCTCTATCTGGCGCTGCGCAAGGTCGATCTGTCCGAGCTTTTCTCGCGCTTCACCGCGACCAGCCTGTTCTGGATCGCGATGGCGATCGCGGTCACGTTCCTGCAAATCTTCGTCGGCGTGCTGCGCTGGCGCGAGATCAGCGCCGAATGCGGCGCGCCGCTCGAGCTTGGCCGCGCCATGCGCTACAACGTGATCGGCTCGTTCTTCAACCAGACCCTGCCGTCGGCGATCGGCGGCGATGCGGTCCGGCTCTGGCTGGTCGCGCGCGCCGGCGCCGGATGGCGCGCGGCGACCTATTCGATCTTCGTCGATCGCGCGATCGGCCTCATCGCGCTCGCGATCCTCATCGTCGCGAGCTTGCCCTGGAGCTACCAGCTCATCGCCGATTCCCATGGACGTTCTGCGCTGCTGCTGCTCGATCTGGCGGCGCTCGCGGGCGGCATCGGCTTCCTGATCTTCGGCGCGTTGAAATGGACGTGGCTCAGGACCTGGTGGGCCACCCATCACCTCCACGCCTGCGCGGTGATCGCGAACCGCGTGATCTTCAGCCGCAAGCGCGGGCCGGTCATCGCGGTCCTGTCGCTGCTCGTTCACGTCCTCGCCGTCGTCATCGCCTGGTGCGTGGTGCAGTCGATCGCCGCACCTGTCACCTTCGCCCAGGTCTTCCTGCTGGTGCCGCCGGTGATGCTGATCACGCTGATGCCGATCTCGATTGCCGGCTGGGGCGTGCGCGAGGCGACCATGGGGCTGGCCTTCGGCTTCGCCGGGCTCGCTGCCAACGAGGGCGTCAACGTCTCGCTGCTGTTCGGCGCCGTCTACTTCATCGTCGGCGCCTTCGGCGGCCTGGTCTGGATCCTGAGCGCGGAGAAAGCCGCGCAGGGATCGGCCCCGATCGGGGTGCCGGAGTGA
- a CDS encoding NAD-dependent epimerase yields the protein MTDQAILVTGAAGFIGFHVARQLLAEGRPVLGLDNLNSYYDPALKRARLALLRAEPGFSFVQADLADRETIAALFAQNRFAKVVHLAAQAGVRYSIEQPQSYVESNLQGFLNVLEGCRNNGCRHLVYASSSSVYGANTKLPFSVQDRTDHPVSFYAATKKANEVMAQSYSHLYRLPVTGLRFFTIYGPWGRPDMALFLFVNAMVAAKPIRLFNHGRMRRDFTYIDDVTRVVSKLIDLVPTDDPAAANAPCKVYNVGNHRPEELMHVVSLLEQELGRTAIKELLPMQPGDVMETFADVDDLMRDTGFAPSTPIAHGVRNFVSWYRDYYKV from the coding sequence ATGACGGATCAGGCGATTTTGGTCACGGGCGCCGCCGGGTTCATCGGCTTTCACGTCGCCCGACAGCTCTTGGCCGAGGGCCGGCCGGTCCTCGGCCTCGACAATCTCAACAGCTATTACGACCCGGCGCTGAAACGGGCGCGGCTCGCGCTGTTGCGAGCCGAGCCCGGCTTCTCCTTCGTGCAGGCCGATCTCGCGGACCGCGAGACGATCGCGGCGCTGTTTGCGCAAAACCGGTTTGCAAAGGTCGTGCATCTCGCCGCCCAGGCCGGCGTGCGCTACTCGATCGAGCAGCCGCAGAGTTACGTCGAGTCCAATCTGCAGGGCTTTCTCAACGTGCTCGAGGGCTGCCGCAACAATGGCTGTCGTCATCTCGTCTACGCCTCGTCATCCTCCGTTTATGGCGCCAACACTAAACTGCCGTTTTCCGTGCAGGACCGGACCGATCATCCCGTGAGCTTCTATGCTGCGACCAAGAAGGCGAACGAGGTGATGGCGCAGTCCTACAGCCATCTCTACCGGCTGCCGGTCACTGGCTTGCGCTTCTTTACCATCTACGGCCCGTGGGGGCGGCCCGACATGGCTCTGTTTCTGTTTGTAAACGCCATGGTGGCGGCCAAGCCGATCCGGCTCTTTAACCATGGCAGGATGCGTCGCGACTTCACCTATATTGACGACGTCACGCGCGTGGTATCCAAGCTGATCGATCTTGTGCCCACCGATGACCCGGCCGCCGCAAATGCGCCGTGTAAGGTTTACAATGTCGGCAACCACCGCCCGGAAGAGCTGATGCATGTCGTCTCTCTTCTGGAGCAGGAGCTGGGTCGGACGGCGATCAAGGAATTGCTGCCGATGCAGCCGGGTGACGTGATGGAAACGTTCGCGGATGTCGACGATCTGATGCGCGACACCGGCTTTGCACCGTCAACGCCGATCGCGCACGGGGTCCGCAATTTTGTCAGCTGGTATCGGGACTATTACAAGGTTTGA
- a CDS encoding mannose-1-phosphate guanylyltransferase/mannose-6-phosphate isomerase, with product MDKRIIPLIMCGGAGTRLWPASREVRPKQFLPLFGTRSTFQDTLLRVSDAALFDRPIVITNASYRFMVLEQLAEIGIEADVILEPMRRDSGPAIAAGAVFAQVRAKDAIVLALAADHVVQDNAAFVAACREGLAAASTGRIVTFGVKPERPATEYGYISPGEVISGEVQAVARFVEKPDAVKAADYLNSGYLWNSGNFMFPAALLLDEYRKVDAASVQAVSDAVTNAGRDLGFVTLEPKAFGAAKAISIDYAVMEKTSRAAVVPVSCGWSDVGSWRAVWELSDKDTQGNSAHGTAVFEDSRNCNVTSDHALVALEGVDDLVVVATADAVLVSRQKDANGLKRLVTKLKAIAPKVTEEHLKVHRPWGSYQSVDNGERHQVKRIVVKPGGRLSLQKHHHRAEHWIVVRGAARVTVNETVKTVHENESIYIPMGAVHRMENPGKIMLELIEVQTGSYLGEDDIIRIEDDYQRS from the coding sequence ATGGACAAACGCATCATCCCCCTGATCATGTGCGGCGGTGCCGGCACGCGGTTGTGGCCGGCCTCGCGCGAGGTGCGGCCAAAGCAGTTTTTGCCGCTGTTCGGCACGCGCTCGACCTTCCAGGACACGCTGTTGCGCGTCTCGGATGCCGCGCTGTTCGATCGCCCGATCGTCATCACCAACGCCTCCTATCGCTTCATGGTGCTGGAGCAGCTCGCCGAGATCGGCATCGAGGCCGACGTGATCCTCGAGCCGATGCGGCGCGACTCCGGCCCTGCGATCGCAGCCGGCGCGGTGTTCGCGCAAGTACGCGCCAAGGACGCGATCGTGCTGGCGCTCGCCGCCGACCATGTGGTGCAGGATAACGCCGCCTTCGTCGCGGCCTGCCGCGAAGGCCTCGCCGCGGCGAGCACCGGCCGTATCGTCACCTTCGGCGTCAAGCCGGAACGGCCGGCGACCGAGTACGGCTATATCAGCCCGGGTGAGGTGATCTCCGGCGAGGTGCAGGCGGTCGCGCGCTTCGTCGAGAAGCCGGACGCGGTGAAGGCGGCCGACTACCTCAATTCGGGCTATCTCTGGAACAGCGGCAACTTCATGTTCCCGGCGGCCCTACTGCTCGACGAATACCGCAAGGTCGATGCTGCGAGCGTGCAGGCGGTCTCTGATGCGGTGACCAATGCCGGCCGCGACCTCGGCTTCGTGACGCTGGAGCCAAAAGCCTTCGGCGCGGCAAAGGCGATCTCGATCGACTATGCGGTGATGGAAAAGACCTCGCGCGCAGCCGTGGTGCCGGTGTCGTGCGGCTGGTCCGACGTCGGCTCGTGGCGCGCGGTGTGGGAGCTGTCCGACAAGGATACGCAGGGCAATTCGGCGCACGGCACCGCCGTGTTCGAGGATTCGCGCAACTGCAACGTCACGAGCGATCATGCGCTGGTCGCGCTCGAAGGCGTCGACGACCTCGTCGTGGTGGCGACCGCGGACGCGGTCCTCGTCTCGCGGCAGAAGGATGCCAACGGGCTCAAGCGTCTCGTGACGAAGCTGAAAGCGATCGCGCCGAAGGTCACCGAGGAGCACCTCAAGGTGCACCGGCCCTGGGGCAGCTACCAGTCGGTCGACAATGGCGAGCGGCATCAGGTCAAGCGCATCGTGGTGAAGCCGGGCGGGCGGCTGTCGCTCCAGAAGCACCATCACCGCGCCGAGCACTGGATCGTGGTCCGCGGTGCGGCCCGCGTCACCGTCAACGAAACGGTCAAGACGGTGCATGAGAACGAGTCGATCTACATCCCGATGGGCGCGGTCCACCGGATGGAGAACCCCGGTAAAATCATGCTGGAACTGATCGAGGTCCAGACCGGCTCCTATCTCGGGGAAGACGACATCATCCGGATTGAAGACGACTATCAAAGGTCGTAA
- a CDS encoding Gfo/Idh/MocA family protein: MSSKGSQPAKAGLRVGVIGAGVMGSNHARVLSGLPGVSLVGVVDPSPAHLTRTTELASCQGFETLDQLFAAGVDAVTIAAPTHLHHELALACIARNIHVLVEKPIASTVAEGREIVTAAQKAGVTLMVGHVERFNPAVAAVKQAIAGEDILSIAITRVGPFPPRMSNVGVVIDLAVHDIDLIRWFTESDIVEVQPQLSSAVAEREDIALLQFRTASGVLAHINTNWLTPFKARSVTVATRGKYVMGDLLTRQVTECFGFKPDGSYSMRHLPVGHDEPLRAELIAFLRAVRHGETPAVTGDEGVASLEIATQCLETPSRPAATSPTRKGPRRVAG; this comes from the coding sequence ATGAGTTCCAAAGGGTCACAACCGGCAAAGGCCGGCTTGCGCGTCGGCGTCATTGGCGCCGGCGTGATGGGCAGCAACCACGCGCGCGTGCTGAGCGGCCTGCCCGGCGTCAGCCTGGTCGGCGTGGTCGATCCGTCGCCGGCGCACCTGACGCGCACCACCGAGCTTGCCAGCTGCCAGGGTTTTGAGACGCTCGACCAGCTCTTCGCGGCCGGCGTCGATGCGGTGACCATCGCGGCGCCGACCCATCTGCATCACGAGCTCGCGCTCGCCTGTATCGCCAGGAACATCCACGTGCTGGTCGAGAAGCCGATCGCCTCCACGGTCGCGGAAGGGCGCGAGATCGTCACTGCCGCGCAGAAGGCCGGCGTGACGCTGATGGTCGGCCATGTCGAGCGCTTCAATCCGGCGGTCGCCGCCGTCAAGCAGGCGATCGCGGGCGAGGACATCCTGTCGATCGCGATCACGCGCGTCGGTCCGTTCCCGCCGCGCATGTCCAATGTCGGCGTCGTCATCGATCTCGCCGTGCATGACATCGATCTGATTCGCTGGTTCACCGAATCCGACATCGTCGAGGTGCAGCCGCAGCTGTCGAGCGCGGTCGCCGAGCGCGAGGACATCGCGCTGCTCCAGTTCCGCACCGCCTCCGGCGTGCTCGCCCACATCAACACCAACTGGCTCACGCCGTTCAAGGCGCGCAGCGTCACGGTCGCGACCCGCGGCAAATATGTGATGGGCGATCTGTTGACGCGCCAGGTCACCGAATGCTTCGGCTTCAAGCCGGACGGCAGCTATTCGATGCGGCATCTGCCGGTCGGCCATGACGAGCCGCTACGCGCCGAGCTGATCGCCTTCCTCAGGGCCGTTCGCCACGGCGAAACGCCGGCGGTGACAGGCGACGAAGGCGTTGCCAGCCTCGAGATCGCGACGCAGTGCCTCGAGACGCCCTCGCGGCCCGCAGCGACGTCGCCGACCCGCAAGGGTCCGCGCCGCGTCGCCGGCTGA
- a CDS encoding DegT/DnrJ/EryC1/StrS family aminotransferase has protein sequence MNQHLRSDPIPFIDVGAQRRRLGAELDAAVKRVLDHCQFVNGPEVAEFEKQLAAYCGAKHVIGCASGTDALLMILMAKNVGPGDAVFCPSFTFIATASPAARTGATPVYVDVDEATFNMSPESLKRGIATARKAGLRPVAVIPVDLFGQPADHDAIAEIAKAEGLFVIDDAAQGFGASYKGRKLGTFGLATATSFFPAKPLGCFGDGGAILTDDDELAATLRSIRVHGQGVDKYDNVRLGLTGRLDTMQAAILIEKLKIFDDEIAVRNRVAERYARGLSNVVTVPRLAPGNTSVWAQYTIRLPKGTDRDGFAAALKAQGVPTAIYYGKSMHQQTAYKQYPVADGGLPGCESLSQDVISLPMHAYLTEADQERAIAAVRGAIAG, from the coding sequence ATGAACCAGCATCTGCGTTCCGATCCCATTCCCTTCATTGATGTCGGCGCGCAGCGCCGCCGGCTCGGCGCCGAGCTCGATGCGGCGGTCAAGCGCGTGCTCGACCATTGCCAGTTCGTCAACGGCCCTGAAGTCGCCGAGTTCGAAAAGCAGCTTGCGGCCTATTGCGGCGCCAAGCATGTGATCGGCTGCGCCAGCGGCACCGATGCGCTTCTGATGATCCTGATGGCGAAGAATGTCGGCCCCGGCGATGCCGTGTTCTGTCCGTCCTTCACCTTCATCGCGACGGCGTCGCCGGCGGCGCGGACCGGCGCCACGCCGGTCTATGTCGACGTGGACGAAGCGACCTTCAACATGAGCCCGGAGTCGCTCAAGCGCGGCATCGCGACCGCTCGCAAGGCCGGCTTGAGGCCGGTTGCGGTGATTCCGGTCGATCTGTTCGGCCAGCCGGCCGATCACGATGCGATCGCCGAAATCGCCAAGGCCGAAGGCCTGTTCGTGATCGACGACGCAGCGCAAGGCTTTGGCGCCAGCTACAAGGGCCGCAAGCTCGGCACCTTCGGGCTTGCCACCGCCACGAGCTTCTTCCCGGCAAAGCCGCTCGGCTGCTTCGGCGACGGCGGCGCGATCCTCACCGATGACGACGAGCTTGCCGCGACGCTGCGCAGCATTCGTGTGCACGGGCAGGGCGTGGACAAATACGACAACGTCCGGCTCGGCCTGACCGGCCGGCTCGACACCATGCAGGCTGCGATCCTGATCGAGAAGCTGAAGATTTTTGACGACGAGATCGCCGTCCGCAACAGGGTGGCGGAGCGCTATGCGCGCGGGCTGTCCAACGTCGTCACCGTGCCGCGCCTCGCGCCCGGTAACACCTCGGTCTGGGCGCAATACACCATCCGTCTCCCGAAGGGGACCGATCGCGACGGCTTTGCTGCTGCGCTGAAGGCCCAGGGTGTGCCGACCGCGATCTATTACGGCAAGTCGATGCATCAGCAGACCGCCTACAAGCAGTATCCGGTCGCCGACGGCGGGCTGCCGGGCTGCGAGAGCCTGTCGCAGGACGTCATCAGCCTGCCGATGCACGCCTATTTGACCGAAGCCGATCAGGAGCGGGCAATCGCCGCCGTCCGCGGCGCGATCGCGGGCTGA
- the murJ gene encoding murein biosynthesis integral membrane protein MurJ, with the protein MLGRIFTVGGYTLLSRLTGFARDIMLAAILGAGPVADAFFVALRLPNHFRAIFAEGAFNAAWVPAYAHVHGERGEGAAKLFADRIFTLLLASQVVLLIVAWLFMPQAMSLLAPGFSEDAEQRKLAIELTRITFPYLLLITLVTLYGGMLNVMQRFASAAAASIFLNVAMMMTLALAAWFPTAGHAAAWGVLISGFLQYFLLAGDLARHGGLPRFAPLKLDEDVRGFFKALGPATLGSMGTQVALFADTIIATFLPAGALSALYYADRLNQLPIGVIGIAIGTVLLPEMSRRITANDHDGAMKAQRRAFDFTLLFSVPFVAAFLTVPDEIMRALFARGAFSKADAVAAGSTLAAYAIGLIPFVLIRSAVATFYARKDTATPVRASLTGIAVNVALKLALMGSLAQIGLALATAVGVWTNLLLVLFFAVRRGFLALDRAWLMSLAKFLLTGIILAAAFWLIARFGGSAPGSMHFRDEVTLVLLAVGGTIVYALVILILFGRSWLVSLVRG; encoded by the coding sequence ATGCTCGGACGCATCTTCACGGTCGGTGGTTACACGCTGCTCTCGCGGCTGACGGGATTTGCCCGCGACATCATGCTGGCGGCGATCCTCGGTGCCGGCCCCGTCGCCGACGCCTTCTTCGTGGCGCTGCGGCTGCCCAACCATTTCCGCGCGATCTTTGCCGAGGGCGCCTTCAACGCCGCCTGGGTGCCGGCCTACGCGCATGTTCACGGCGAGCGCGGGGAGGGAGCGGCAAAATTGTTCGCCGACCGCATCTTCACGCTGCTCTTGGCCTCTCAAGTCGTGCTGCTGATCGTCGCCTGGCTGTTCATGCCGCAGGCCATGAGCTTACTTGCGCCGGGCTTTTCCGAAGACGCCGAGCAGCGCAAGCTCGCGATCGAGCTGACCCGGATCACCTTTCCCTATCTGCTGTTGATCACGCTGGTGACGCTCTATGGCGGCATGCTCAACGTGATGCAGCGTTTTGCCAGCGCAGCCGCCGCGTCGATCTTCCTCAACGTCGCGATGATGATGACGCTGGCGCTCGCCGCCTGGTTTCCGACTGCGGGCCACGCCGCCGCCTGGGGCGTTCTGATCTCGGGCTTCCTGCAATATTTTCTGCTCGCGGGCGATCTCGCCCGCCATGGCGGCCTGCCGCGCTTTGCGCCGCTCAAACTGGACGAAGATGTCCGCGGCTTCTTCAAGGCACTCGGGCCTGCGACGCTGGGCTCGATGGGGACGCAGGTCGCGCTGTTCGCCGACACCATCATTGCGACCTTCCTGCCCGCGGGCGCGCTGTCGGCGCTCTATTACGCCGACCGCCTCAACCAGCTGCCGATCGGCGTGATCGGCATCGCTATCGGCACGGTGCTGCTGCCGGAGATGTCGCGGCGGATCACGGCCAACGACCACGACGGCGCCATGAAGGCGCAGCGCCGCGCCTTCGATTTCACGCTGCTGTTCTCGGTCCCCTTCGTCGCCGCGTTCCTCACCGTGCCCGACGAGATCATGCGTGCGCTGTTTGCCCGCGGCGCCTTCTCCAAGGCCGATGCGGTGGCCGCAGGCAGCACGCTCGCGGCCTATGCCATCGGCCTGATCCCCTTCGTGCTGATCCGCAGCGCGGTCGCGACCTTCTATGCGCGCAAGGATACGGCGACGCCGGTTCGCGCCTCGCTGACCGGCATCGCTGTCAATGTCGCCCTGAAGCTCGCCTTGATGGGATCGCTCGCCCAGATCGGCCTGGCGCTCGCGACCGCCGTCGGCGTCTGGACCAATCTGCTGCTGGTGCTGTTCTTCGCCGTGCGGCGAGGCTTTCTCGCGCTGGACCGCGCCTGGCTCATGTCGCTCGCCAAATTCCTGCTGACCGGAATAATCCTCGCCGCGGCCTTCTGGCTGATCGCGCGGTTTGGCGGGTCGGCGCCGGGCTCGATGCACTTCCGGGATGAAGTGACGCTGGTCCTGTTGGCCGTCGGGGGGACGATCGTCTACGCGCTGGTGATCCTCATTCTGTTCGGCCGGAGCTGGCTCGTCTCGCTGGTGCGCGGCTAG
- a CDS encoding DUF3147 family protein: MLVKLSSSALKKTRWYEYGVRFVLGGLATVFAGIIGQYFGAAVGGLFLALPAIFCASATLIESHERRAKANVGLAGARRGQQAAALDAAGAGLGSIGLAGFALTFWATAETNVVGAFAAAILAWMIVSVSAWWARQFFLRRFSSLGQLARLPRPDVE, from the coding sequence ATGCTGGTCAAGCTGTCATCCTCGGCACTCAAGAAGACGCGCTGGTATGAATACGGCGTCCGCTTCGTGCTCGGGGGGCTTGCGACCGTGTTCGCCGGAATCATAGGGCAATATTTCGGGGCGGCCGTCGGCGGGCTGTTTCTCGCGCTTCCCGCCATCTTCTGCGCCAGTGCGACCCTGATTGAAAGCCATGAGCGTCGCGCCAAAGCGAATGTCGGTCTTGCCGGAGCGCGGCGCGGACAGCAGGCCGCGGCACTGGACGCGGCGGGTGCCGGGCTTGGCAGCATTGGCCTTGCCGGATTCGCGCTGACTTTTTGGGCGACGGCGGAAACAAATGTGGTCGGTGCATTCGCCGCAGCTATCTTGGCGTGGATGATCGTTTCAGTTTCGGCGTGGTGGGCGAGACAGTTTTTCCTGAGGCGATTTTCGTCCCTCGGCCAATTGGCACGCCTCCCCCGTCCTGACGTCGAGTGA
- a CDS encoding phosphatase PAP2 family protein, translating to MALITVEPTRTDLAIANAVSDHANAEFEEAAKVLTWGADEHVLLGLAATAWLYARLRRPEERRVANHILAISLATTVLPHILKTVFDQIRPDRLTLLGHRRGIPFSGRARDAFPSGHAVHMGALASAAALLPPARRRLVRAIATALSLTRIALLAHWASDVVAGFTLGIVVERTLRPWTLARRSGETVDRGAHRG from the coding sequence ATGGCCCTCATAACTGTCGAGCCCACCCGTACTGACCTCGCGATTGCCAACGCGGTCTCCGATCATGCGAACGCAGAGTTCGAAGAGGCGGCCAAAGTGCTGACCTGGGGCGCGGACGAGCATGTGCTGCTTGGACTTGCCGCGACGGCTTGGCTCTACGCCCGTCTTCGGCGTCCCGAGGAGCGTAGGGTCGCAAATCATATCCTGGCCATTTCGCTGGCGACGACAGTGCTCCCGCACATCTTGAAAACCGTGTTCGACCAGATCAGACCGGATCGGCTGACCCTGCTCGGCCATCGGCGTGGCATCCCATTCTCCGGAAGGGCCCGCGATGCCTTTCCGTCTGGCCACGCCGTCCACATGGGCGCCTTGGCGTCCGCCGCCGCCCTGCTGCCCCCGGCCCGGCGACGTCTCGTGCGCGCCATCGCGACGGCCCTCTCGTTGACCCGCATCGCACTGCTCGCGCACTGGGCCAGCGATGTGGTCGCGGGCTTCACGCTGGGGATCGTGGTCGAGCGGACGCTAAGGCCTTGGACGCTGGCAAGGCGGAGCGGAGAGACTGTGGATCGGGGGGCACATCGTGGCTGA
- a CDS encoding SDR family oxidoreductase, translated as MAEQDLIDPVTRYPKPPFKKQSQPWPGLAGKMEPRPDHGETSYKGSGRLAGRKALITGGDSGMGRAAAIAYAREGADVAINYLPAEEPDAQEVIALIKKEGRIGLAFPGDLKDEAFCKKLIEQAVQGLGGLDIIVNNAARQQTRASILDVSSEDFDATMKTNIYAPFWIIKAALPHLKPGSCIVGTTSEQAYDPSPDLYDYAQTKAATMNYVKSLAKQLASKGIRVNGVAPGPIWTPLQVSGGATMDKLEKFGGMTPLGRPGQPAELASIYVQLAAADASYATGQVYGSAGGSGQP; from the coding sequence ATGGCCGAGCAAGACCTGATCGACCCCGTCACCCGCTATCCGAAACCGCCATTCAAAAAGCAATCGCAGCCCTGGCCCGGCCTCGCCGGCAAAATGGAGCCGCGGCCGGACCATGGCGAAACCAGCTACAAGGGCTCCGGGCGGCTCGCTGGCCGCAAGGCGCTGATCACCGGCGGCGATTCCGGCATGGGCCGGGCAGCTGCGATCGCGTATGCGCGCGAAGGCGCCGACGTCGCCATCAACTATCTTCCCGCGGAGGAGCCCGACGCACAGGAGGTGATCGCGCTGATCAAGAAGGAGGGTCGCATTGGCCTCGCATTTCCCGGCGACCTCAAGGACGAAGCTTTCTGCAAGAAACTGATCGAGCAGGCTGTGCAGGGCCTCGGCGGGCTCGACATCATCGTCAATAACGCCGCCCGGCAGCAGACGCGCGCTTCCATCCTCGACGTCTCGTCAGAGGATTTCGACGCGACCATGAAAACCAACATCTACGCGCCGTTCTGGATCATCAAGGCGGCGCTGCCGCATCTCAAGCCCGGATCCTGTATCGTCGGCACGACATCCGAGCAGGCTTACGATCCCTCGCCGGATCTCTACGATTACGCACAGACCAAGGCGGCGACCATGAACTACGTGAAGTCGCTGGCAAAGCAACTCGCCTCCAAGGGCATCCGCGTCAACGGCGTCGCGCCCGGACCGATCTGGACGCCGCTCCAGGTGTCCGGCGGCGCAACGATGGATAAGCTCGAAAAATTCGGCGGCATGACTCCGCTCGGCCGCCCCGGCCAGCCCGCCGAGCTCGCCTCGATCTATGTACAGCTTGCGGCTGCCGACGCCAGCTATGCGACCGGTCAGGTCTACGGCTCGGCGGGTGGATCGGGACAGCCTTAA
- a CDS encoding DUF4142 domain-containing protein, whose amino-acid sequence MKRIIIAAACVLLAGPAFAQSLGEKTGVNSALGVAPATADFVKEVAISDMFEIESSKLAEQKGNAQEKTFAQQMVTDHTKTSSELKALVGDGKVQATLPTALDSSHQSKLDKLKNASGKDFSSDYDSYQVSAHEDAVSLFDRYAKGGDNAALKDWAGKTVPALRHHLDMAQELGKAPSVGQSKQSK is encoded by the coding sequence ATGAAACGTATTATCATCGCCGCTGCCTGCGTGCTCCTCGCAGGCCCAGCGTTTGCGCAGTCGCTCGGCGAGAAAACCGGCGTCAACTCGGCGCTCGGCGTCGCGCCTGCGACCGCCGATTTCGTCAAGGAGGTCGCCATCAGCGACATGTTCGAAATCGAATCGAGCAAGCTCGCTGAGCAGAAGGGCAACGCGCAGGAGAAAACCTTCGCTCAGCAGATGGTGACCGACCACACCAAGACCAGCAGCGAGCTGAAAGCCCTGGTCGGTGACGGCAAGGTGCAAGCCACGCTGCCGACGGCGCTCGACAGCTCGCACCAGAGCAAGCTCGACAAGCTCAAGAACGCCTCAGGCAAGGATTTCAGCTCGGACTACGACTCCTATCAGGTCAGCGCGCACGAAGATGCCGTGTCGCTGTTCGATCGCTATGCCAAGGGTGGCGACAATGCCGCGCTGAAGGACTGGGCCGGCAAGACAGTGCCCGCGCTGAGGCATCATCTCGACATGGCCCAGGAGCTCGGCAAGGCGCCGAGCGTCGGACAGTCGAAACAGTCGAAGTAG